The following proteins are co-located in the Alkalihalobacillus sp. TS-13 genome:
- a CDS encoding DNA cytosine methyltransferase, protein MIFKKGELFNGPGGLSLGAKEAKFVHPDNGEEWGIQHLWSNDYDPDACKTYRLNICENINDQSVHEEPVEKFPIGDKTILGDIDCLVFGFPCNDYSQVGEKHGLNGTFGPLYSYGVKVLKEYQPKFFVAENVGGLQSANEGTTFIKILTELEECGYQLTPHLYKFEEYGVPQARHRIIIVGIRNDYASKGIHFKVPSPTTQNEYKTCYEAITNPPIPEDAPNNEFTRHNKKVKEMLDYIPPGENAWYPGIPEHLQLQVKGARLSSIYKRLDPKRPAYTVTGSGGGGTHMYHWEESRALTNRERARLQTFPDDFVFCGNKEAVRKQIGMAVPPHGAQIVFEAILKTFAGINYPDVPPAPKLQLENLRGKQKITIKEIDKKDVILT, encoded by the coding sequence ATGATATTTAAAAAAGGAGAACTTTTTAATGGTCCTGGCGGTTTAAGCTTAGGAGCAAAAGAGGCAAAGTTTGTGCACCCAGATAATGGTGAAGAATGGGGTATTCAACACCTATGGTCAAATGATTATGATCCTGATGCGTGTAAAACATATCGTCTAAATATTTGTGAAAATATTAATGATCAGTCTGTCCATGAAGAACCTGTAGAAAAATTTCCAATTGGAGACAAAACAATACTAGGCGATATCGATTGTTTGGTTTTCGGTTTTCCTTGCAATGACTACAGTCAGGTAGGGGAAAAGCACGGCCTTAATGGTACCTTTGGTCCTTTATATTCTTATGGTGTTAAAGTTTTAAAAGAATATCAGCCGAAATTCTTTGTTGCTGAAAATGTTGGCGGCCTGCAAAGTGCAAATGAAGGCACCACATTTATTAAAATATTAACTGAACTTGAAGAATGTGGTTACCAATTGACCCCTCACCTATACAAGTTTGAAGAATATGGGGTTCCGCAGGCTAGACACCGTATCATTATTGTCGGCATAAGAAATGATTATGCATCTAAAGGAATTCATTTCAAAGTTCCATCACCAACAACACAAAACGAATATAAAACGTGTTATGAAGCTATTACTAATCCGCCTATACCAGAAGATGCTCCGAACAATGAGTTTACAAGACATAATAAAAAGGTAAAAGAAATGCTTGATTATATTCCACCTGGTGAAAATGCTTGGTATCCTGGAATTCCGGAACATTTGCAACTCCAGGTCAAAGGAGCAAGGTTAAGTTCAATCTATAAACGATTAGATCCAAAGCGTCCTGCGTATACTGTTACTGGTAGTGGCGGTGGTGGAACTCATATGTACCATTGGGAAGAGTCACGCGCATTAACAAATCGTGAGCGCGCTAGACTCCAAACCTTTCCTGATGATTTCGTATTTTGTGGTAATAAAGAAGCTGTACGTAAACAAATAGGAATGGCTGTTCCTCCTCATGGTGCCCAAATTGTATTTGAAGCTATACTTAAAACCTTTGCAGGAATTAACTATCCTGATGTACCACCTGCACCGAAATTGCAA
- a CDS encoding very short patch repair endonuclease, whose product MQPQSSTKNKIIFADYLSEDCGKTSIPRKKEVARGPMGDLVSKEQRRKNMKAIRSQSKLENRVSRALWKRGVRFRKNDKSLFGKPDISIKKYKVVIFIDSCFWHACERHGNMPKTNQEYWSEKLERNKNRDIEVNEYYKNNHWHIKRVWEHEIKENLEKVVNNLVDFIEYAKKGDF is encoded by the coding sequence ATGCAGCCCCAAAGCTCAACTAAAAATAAAATAATATTTGCAGATTATTTAAGTGAGGATTGTGGTAAAACAAGTATACCAAGGAAAAAGGAAGTAGCTAGGGGTCCTATGGGAGATTTAGTGTCTAAAGAGCAACGAAGAAAAAATATGAAAGCCATTCGTTCCCAATCAAAGTTAGAAAATCGGGTTTCCCGAGCACTTTGGAAAAGGGGAGTACGTTTTAGAAAGAATGATAAATCATTATTCGGAAAACCTGATATTTCTATTAAAAAATATAAAGTAGTAATCTTTATTGACTCTTGTTTTTGGCATGCATGTGAAAGACATGGAAACATGCCCAAAACTAATCAGGAGTACTGGAGTGAAAAATTAGAAAGAAATAAAAATAGGGACATCGAAGTAAATGAATATTATAAAAATAACCATTGGCACATAAAGAGAGTATGGGAACATGAAATAAAAGAAAACCTAGAGAAAGTGGTAAATAATCTGGTGGATTTTATTGAATACGCTAAAAAAGGAGACTTCTGA